A part of Tigriopus californicus strain San Diego chromosome 10, Tcal_SD_v2.1, whole genome shotgun sequence genomic DNA contains:
- the LOC131889270 gene encoding glucose-6-phosphate 1-dehydrogenase-like yields the protein MSKSETNPTITDFLEEIVHLDLPIHSETSSVVIAKSNMSDRGTILVVMGASGDLARKSIYPALWSLYMHDLLPANTFIVGFARSKISIADILDKAFSPTEQEHAKFPGFSGINFYEYGSYSDAEESLLLSLRFDSIEEHFRQKHLSGHNRIFYVALPPSVYQSVTTLIKQVWMAPGEGKTTLVLEKPFGTNLGSCDELSDHLSDLFQSEQIRLVDHYLWLEMTGTIMTVRSVNSLFSQIWDKNFISSVLISFKEDFGTQGRGGYFDKSGIIRDVMQNHLLQLLCVVAMEIPCGCSQESAIIEKSKLLEAISPIDPDEVVLGQYIGNSDREDGYLDDPTVPDDSLTPTFATIVFHINNDRWKGVPFIMTAGKALNETKDEIRIQFKSSLMEDIGLDLKRNELVFQIKPVENVAMNVIINEPGLSPRLIEDRLSLDLRKHFSNHRFPDAYENLFAHLLGDGQSIGSFVGAEELRISWEIFSPLLEKIESEQWKPIPYKFGSSGPVKAGQLIQAKGFKGFETHLL from the coding sequence ATGAGCAAATCCGAGACAAACCCAACAATTACCGACTTTTTGGAGGAAATCGTCCACCTTGACCTCCCCATCCACTCCGAGACCTCGTCTGTGGTGATCGCGAAGTCGAACATGTCGGATCGTGGCACGATTCTCGTCGTTATGGGCGCTTCTGGGGATTTGGCCCGGAAATCCATTTACCCGGCATTATGGTCGCTCTATATGCACGACTTGTTGCCAGCCAATACCTTCATTGTAGGGTTTGCCCGGTCCAAGATCTCGATCGCGGACATTCTAGATAAGGCGTTCAGTCCTACTGAGCAAGAGCATGCCAAATTTCCCGGATTTTCTGGCATCAATTTCTATGAATATGGGAGTTATTCGGATGCCGAGGAATCATTGCTCCTGAGTTTGCGATTTGATTCGATTGAGGAGCATTTTAGACAGAAACATCTGTCAGGGCACAATCGGATCTTTTATGTGGCCTTGCCTCCTTCAGTTTATCAATCGGTTACGACACTCATCAAGCAGGTTTGGATGGCTCCTGGAGAGGGGAAAACTACCTTAGTCTTGGAGAAGCCTTTTGGTACTAATTTGGGCTCGTGTGATGAGCTCTCTGATCATTTGAGTGATCTGTTCCAGTCGGAGCAGATCCGTTTGGTGGATCATTACCTTTGGCTGGAGATGACGGGCACGATCATGACTGTCCGGTCAGTGAATTCCTTGTTCAGTCAAATTTGGGACAAGAACTTCATCTCCTCGGTGTTGATCTCATTCAAAGAAGACTTTGGCACCCAGGGTAGAGGCGgatattttgacaaatctgGAATCATTCGGGATGTAATGCAAAACCATCTATTGCAACTCTTATGCGTAGTGGCTATGGAAATTCCCTGCGGTTGTTCCCAAGAGAGTGCCATCATTGAAAAGTCTAAGCTTTTGGAGGCTATCAGCCCCATTGATCCAGATGAAGTCGTCTTAGGACAATACATCGGGAATTCCGACAGAGAAGATGGTTATCTAGATGATCCCACCGTTCCCGACGACTCCCTGACGCCCACATTTGCTACAATCGTTTTCCACATCAATAACGATCGCTGGAAAGGCGTGCCTTTTATCATGACGGCTGGTAAAGCCCTAAACGAAACTAAAGATGAGATTAGAATTCAGTTCAAATCTTCTTTAATGGAAGACATTGGTCTGGATTTGAAGAGGAACGAGCTAGTCTTTCAGATAAAGCCTGTAGAAAATGTGGCCATGAATGTCATCATCAACGAACCAGGACTTTCTCCTCGATTGATTGAGGATCGATTAAGTTTAGACTTAAGGAAGCATTTTTCCAATCACCGTTTCCCGGATGCTTACGAGAATCTGTTTGCCCATCTTTTGGGGGACGGGCAGTCAATTGGATCTTTTGTGGGAGCCGAGGAGTTGAGGATATCCTGGGAAATCTTTAGCCCGCTCTTAGAAAAAATCGAGAGCGAACAATGGAAACCAATCCCTTACAAATTTGGAAGTTCGGGACCTGTTAAAGCTGGTCAACTCATTCAAGCTAAAGGATTCAAGGGTTTCGAGACGCACCTTTTGTAG